AAGAAGCCTTGATCATGGCCGGTGAGATCATCATGGACAAGGCCAGAAATATGGGAATTCAAATCCTGCCGATAGACAGTGAACATTCAGCCATCTTCCAATGCATCCTGGGGCAGAACCGGAAGGAAATCGGAAGACTGATCCTCACTGCCTCAGGGGGGCCGTTTCTCTTCACTCCAAAGGAGGAGTTTTGCAGGATCACCTATCAACAGGCCCTTCACCATCCGACCTGGTGCATGGGCGAGAAAATCAGCCTCGATTCAGCCACCCTGATGAACAAGGCCCTGGAGGTTATCGAGGCCCACTGGCTCTTTAGCGTTCCCATCGAGAATATCGAGGTGGTGATTCATCCTGAAAGCATCATTCATTCCCTGGTGGAGTATCGGGATGGAAATATCCTCGCTCTTCTGGCGATACCGGATATGCGCCTGCCGATTCTCTATGCCCTTTCCTATCCGGAGAGGCTGCCCCTTGATCTTCCCCGACTGGATTTGCCCCGGCTGGGAAGGCTATCGTTCCATACCCCGGATATCCAGAAATTTCCCTGCCTCCGGCTGGGATACCAGGCAGCCCGGCAGGGCGGGACCATGCCCGCAGTGATGAATGCTGCCAACGAGCTTGCACTTTCGGCCTTCAAACAGGGCCGGATCGGCTTTTGTGATATTCCCAAAATTATTGAAGAAACAATGGATTGCCATCAGTCTGTTCCGTTGAGGGAAATCTCGGATGCCCTGTGGGCGGACCGCTGGGCCAGACAGCAGGCCAGTGACATTATAGGGAGACTTTCATGCTAACCGTAATTGCCTTTGTTATCTGTTTAGGTGTTCTCATCTTCGTTCATGAATTCGGCCATTTTATTGTAGCCAAGGCTATTGGCATCAGAGTGGAAAAGTTCTCCCTGGGCTTCGGCCCCAGGATTCCGGGCCTGGCTTTTAAAAAGGGTGATACCGAATACATGATCTCAGCCCTTCCGCTTGGAGGGTATGTCAAGATGGCAGGAGAAAACCCGGATGAGGAATTGAAAGGAGAACCCTGGGAATTCTCGTCCCGGTCACCCTGGGAGCGGATGCAGGTGGTATTCAGCGGGCCATTGATGAATGTGGTTCTGGCCTTTGTGCTCATGTTCGCTGTTTTTTCCCTTGGACGAAAGATTCCCGCCTATCTCACGAGTCCGCCGGTCATTAGCTGGGTCAAGGCAGATTCCCCGGCCCAAAAGGCGGGATTTCAGGCCGGAGATAAGGTCATCAGCATCAATGGCCACCCAATCAGCGACTGGGAAAACCTCCAGACCATGATTATTTCCAATGCCGGCTCCCGGCTTCGTTTTGTCATTGACCGCAACGGACAGCAGCTTAATCTTACCGCTACTCCGCATGATGTGGGAGGCATGGGACTGGGGTCTTTAGGCATCGACCATTACATCCCGCCCCGGATCGGGAGCGTAAATCCTGGCTACCCGGCCCAAAAAGCAGGTTTGAAGCCCGACGACCTGATCACCCATATCAATGGGAAAGCTGTCCGTCATTGGTACGAAATAGCTGATCTGATCCATGAGAATCCTGAAAAAAAAGTGGTTTTGAATGTCCAGCGGCTAGACAAACGATTTACAGTGACCATTGTGCCGGTCCTTGATCCGGATACTCAACAGGGACTTATCGGAATCATTCCTCTCGAAGAGATGGTCGTGAAAAAATACAGCCTTGGAGAAGCGGTCCAAAACGGCTTTGCCGAAACTCTGAAGCAGGGTAAGCTCACCTTTGCCTTTCTCTTTAAGCTGATCAGAGGGAAAACCTCACCCAGGTCCCTGGGCGGGCCGATCATGATCGCCCAGGTCGCCGGGGCCTCAGCCAGGTCAGGGATACCCGATTTCCTCTTCTTCATGGCCTTCCTGAGCCTGCAACTGGGAATACTCAATCTCTTTCCCATTCCGGTACTCGACGGAGGACACATATTCTTTCTGATTGTCGAAATGATCGCCGGAAAACCGCTCAGTATCAAGAAACGGGAGGTGGCTCAGCAGATCGGATTCGGAATGCTGATCCTGCTGATGGTTTATGTGTTCTATAATGACATCATGCGGTTTTTCGTGCATTAAGCAG
This portion of the bacterium genome encodes:
- a CDS encoding 1-deoxy-D-xylulose-5-phosphate reductoisomerase — protein: MKKKRIALLGSTGSIGTNTLEVISRYKERYEVVALAAGSNFTLLKQQIREFQPQLVSIRESDHLAGLQEEVKPFHGEAVTGMEGLLQVARYAQADMVVIAISGAAGLLPAYEAVLAGKSIALANKEALIMAGEIIMDKARNMGIQILPIDSEHSAIFQCILGQNRKEIGRLILTASGGPFLFTPKEEFCRITYQQALHHPTWCMGEKISLDSATLMNKALEVIEAHWLFSVPIENIEVVIHPESIIHSLVEYRDGNILALLAIPDMRLPILYALSYPERLPLDLPRLDLPRLGRLSFHTPDIQKFPCLRLGYQAARQGGTMPAVMNAANELALSAFKQGRIGFCDIPKIIEETMDCHQSVPLREISDALWADRWARQQASDIIGRLSC
- the rseP gene encoding RIP metalloprotease RseP is translated as MLTVIAFVICLGVLIFVHEFGHFIVAKAIGIRVEKFSLGFGPRIPGLAFKKGDTEYMISALPLGGYVKMAGENPDEELKGEPWEFSSRSPWERMQVVFSGPLMNVVLAFVLMFAVFSLGRKIPAYLTSPPVISWVKADSPAQKAGFQAGDKVISINGHPISDWENLQTMIISNAGSRLRFVIDRNGQQLNLTATPHDVGGMGLGSLGIDHYIPPRIGSVNPGYPAQKAGLKPDDLITHINGKAVRHWYEIADLIHENPEKKVVLNVQRLDKRFTVTIVPVLDPDTQQGLIGIIPLEEMVVKKYSLGEAVQNGFAETLKQGKLTFAFLFKLIRGKTSPRSLGGPIMIAQVAGASARSGIPDFLFFMAFLSLQLGILNLFPIPVLDGGHIFFLIVEMIAGKPLSIKKREVAQQIGFGMLILLMVYVFYNDIMRFFVH